The genomic region GGCCGCCGCCTGCAGCAGGCTGCGGCGCTGGTGCCAGCGCAGCTCGTCTTCAGTCCTGCCCAGCAGCTGGGGGTGTGGGTGGCTGGGGGGTGTGGGGCGGCTCATGGGTCAGCCTTTCGGGCGGCTCAAAACAGTCGCGGAAGATGAACACCGCGCAGGCCAGAATGGTGGTGGCCATCATCATGGCGGCGGCCACCAGCAGGCTGCCCACGGCCTCGCCTCCCAGGCCCAGCGCCAGCGAAATCACGCTGATCAGCATGGCCCCCACCACGCCAATGCCCAGCCAGGTGAACAGGAACACCAGGCAGGCAGAGACATTGCGCACACAGGCCATCAGGCTGAAAAACAGCGCCTTCACAGGCGGAATACCGTGCCAGTGCACCAACCCCGGTGCATGCCAGAACAGCAGCGACCAGGGCAGGGACAGCAACGTGGCTGTCCACATGGCTTTTTGGAAGCTCGGGTCTGATGCGAGTTGCTGCGTGACGGGCGCGCCATCCATGTACACCTGCGCAAAGCGCCCGCCATCCACCAGGGCGGAAATCCCCATGATGCCGAGGAACCCCACGGCGTACAGCACGCCCAGCAGTAGCATGTGGCGCAGGTGCTGCCGGCCCTTGCGGAAGGTGACGAGCAGCAGCGCGGGCGTGGGCGTCTGGCCCTGAATCGATTCGCCCGTGGCCACCATCATGGCCAGCGTGACAGATGGCAGCAGCACCAGCGATGCAATGCTGCCCAGCACCGGAACGCTGGCCAGTAGTGACATGGACACAAACGACAGGAAAAATAGGGCCGCCAGCGCCATGGGCTGCCTGCGAAAGGCCTGCACACCCAGCTTGACCCAGGTGAAGCCGGTTTGGGCGGGAACGATGTGTAGTTTCATGAATGGGGTTGGAGGGGGCTGTGCAGTTCCATCAGTCATCACCAGTCAGCGGTGTCTCACTCCCCACATGGCCTGGCATGAGCCCGGCCCCTGGGTGGCTGTGTTGGCGGTGTTTTGACCGTGTGCTGACGGAAGTGCGGATCGTTGGACCGTGGGGGGAATTTACCCCAGCTGCCTTCAAACGCGTGTGGCGAAGGGGCTCTTGCGCTGCATTTCGTATGTCTTTTGCAGAAATTGCCGACCCGGGTGGGGCGCAGCATGAGCGGACCGCATGACTGCCCCAGCTGCCCCGGCCAGATGGCCAGATGGCCAGGGCGCATTGGCAAGGGTTGATGCGAGCCGCTTTACAGCACCACCGGGCTGGCAATGCGCCCCTGCAGCACGCGCTCAAAGTGTGTGGGGTCGTGCGGCTTGAGCATCGACGCCTCGCGCGGCAGGTAAAAGTCCCACAGGCGCGAGATCCAGAAGCGCAGCGCGCCAGCGCGCAGCATGGCAGGCAACAGCTCGCGTTCTGGCCCTGTCAGCGGGCGCACGGCCTGGTAGGCGTTCAGCATGGCGGTGGCGCGCTCGGCGTGGTGCAGCCCGGTGGGCAGGTCAATGCACCAGTCGTTCAGGCACACGGCCAAGTCAAACAGCCAGGTGTCCACACCTGCAAAGTAAAAGTCGAAGAAGCCCGTGAGCGTGTCTTCGGCAAACATCACGTTGTCGCGGAACAAATCGGCATGCACCGGGCCACGGGGCAGGGCAGCGTAGGTGGACGACGCGGCCACATGGTTCTGGTAGGCCAGCTCAGAGCGCAGCAGCGCGGCCTGGGCTTCATTCAGGTGCGGCAGCACCACGGGCACGGTCTCGTTCCACCAGGGCAGGCCGCGCAGGTTAGGCTGGTGGCGGTCAAAGTCGCGCCCCACCAGGTGCATGCGCGCCAGCATGGCACCCACGGCGGCGCAGTGCACGGGCTCGGGGGCCAGCTGGCTCTTGCCGCGCAGCTTGCTCACCACCGCCGCAGGCTTGCCCGCCACGGTGTGCAGGATTTCGCCGTATTTGTCCGCACGCGGCTCGGGCACCGGAATGCCGCCGTGCGCCAGGTGCTTCATCAGGTGCAGGTAAAACGGCAGCTGCTCGGCCGTCAGGCGCTCGAACAGCGTGAGCACAAACTCGCCCTGCGAGCTGGTCAGGAAGTAGTTGGTGTTTTCAATGCCGCCCTCAATGCCGCGCAGTTCCACCAGTTCGCCAATCTGCAGGCGGCGCAGGATTTCGCGGGCATCTTTTTTGGAGACTTCGGTAAAAA from Acidovorax sp. DW039 harbors:
- a CDS encoding BPSS1780 family membrane protein → MKLHIVPAQTGFTWVKLGVQAFRRQPMALAALFFLSFVSMSLLASVPVLGSIASLVLLPSVTLAMMVATGESIQGQTPTPALLLVTFRKGRQHLRHMLLLGVLYAVGFLGIMGISALVDGGRFAQVYMDGAPVTQQLASDPSFQKAMWTATLLSLPWSLLFWHAPGLVHWHGIPPVKALFFSLMACVRNVSACLVFLFTWLGIGVVGAMLISVISLALGLGGEAVGSLLVAAAMMMATTILACAVFIFRDCFEPPERLTHEPPHTPQPPTPPAAGQD
- a CDS encoding homoserine kinase — its product is MAVFTEVSKKDAREILRRLQIGELVELRGIEGGIENTNYFLTSSQGEFVLTLFERLTAEQLPFYLHLMKHLAHGGIPVPEPRADKYGEILHTVAGKPAAVVSKLRGKSQLAPEPVHCAAVGAMLARMHLVGRDFDRHQPNLRGLPWWNETVPVVLPHLNEAQAALLRSELAYQNHVAASSTYAALPRGPVHADLFRDNVMFAEDTLTGFFDFYFAGVDTWLFDLAVCLNDWCIDLPTGLHHAERATAMLNAYQAVRPLTGPERELLPAMLRAGALRFWISRLWDFYLPREASMLKPHDPTHFERVLQGRIASPVVL